The Apodemus sylvaticus chromosome 5, mApoSyl1.1, whole genome shotgun sequence genome has a segment encoding these proteins:
- the Asip gene encoding agouti-signaling protein — MDVARLLLASLVGFLCLLTVYSHLVLEETLEDDKSLRSNSSMNSLEFSSVSIVALNKKSKKISRKEAEKRKRSSKKKASMKKVARPPPPTPCVATRDSCKPPAPACCDPCASCQCRFFRSACACRVLNPNC; from the exons ATGGATGTCGCCCGCCTACTCCTGGCCTCCCTAGTGGGCTTCCTGTGCCTCCTCACCGTCTACAGCCACCTGGTGCTTGAGGAGACACTCGAAGATGACAAGAGTCTGAGGAGTAACTCCTCCATGAACTCCTTGGAATTCTCCTCCGTTTCTATCGTGG CATTGAacaagaaatccaagaagatcaGCAGAAAAGAAGCCGAGAAGCGGAAGAGGTCTTCCAAG AAAAAGGCTTCGATGAAGAAGGTGGCACGTCCCCCGCCACCTACGCCCTGCGTGGCTACCCGCGACAGCTGCAAGCCGCCTGCGCCCGCCTGCTGCGACCCGTGCGCTTCCTGCCAGTGCCGTTTCTTCCGCAGCGCCTGCGCCTGCCGTGTGCTCAACCCCAACTGCTGA